Proteins encoded in a region of the Ptychodera flava strain L36383 chromosome 4, AS_Pfla_20210202, whole genome shotgun sequence genome:
- the LOC139131003 gene encoding aminoacyl tRNA synthase complex-interacting multifunctional protein 1-like encodes MIVARSLLRMAAADTLKRLELRAKQADETIGYLKQQVEALKKHAVSSLADEEVRLEAENEQLKKDIENMKNKLIYLETQNGFKQVALPSAAVASAVSSGPSAPPAQAAPAKEAAKANDKQPNEKAKKKEGKPQKQKPKAADEPVDVSALDLRVGYIRSVKKHPDADTLYIEEIDCGEEKPRNVVSGLVKHYEISQMSERLVIVCCNLKPAKMRGVLSQAMVMCASSPEKVELLDPPEGSVIGDRVSFEGYAFGDYPPQMNPKKKIWERIQPDLQMSDAGVATYKGTPFKVEGKGVCTAPSMKNSGIK; translated from the exons AT GATTGTAGCTCGATCACTGTTAAGAATGGCAGCTGCAGATACACTCAAGCGACTTGAGCTGAGAGCCAAGCAGGCAGACGAAACCATTGGATACCTCAAACAACAGGTGGAAGCACTCAAGAAACATGCAG TGAGCTCCCTGGCCGATGAAGAAGTGCGGTTAGAAGCCGAGAATGAACAACTCAAGAAGGATATCGAAAATATGAAGAATAAGCTGATTTATCTGGAAACACAGAATGGCT TCAAACAAGTCGCCTTGCCAAGTGCTGCGGTAGCATCTGCTGTTTCCAGTGGCCCAAGTGCACCACCAGCCCAGGCAGCGCCGGCCAAAGAAGCTGCTAAAGCCAACGACAAGCAGCCAAATGAGAAGGCAAAGAAAAAAG AGGGTAAGCCACAGAAACAAAAGCCCAAGGCAGCTGACGAACCAGTCGATGTCAGCGCTCTGGACCTTCGCGTTGGATACATCAGGAGCGTCAAGAAACACCCCGATGCCGACACCTTGTACATAgaagaaattgactgtggagAGGAGAAGCCAAGAAATGTGGTCTCAGGGCTTGTCAAGCACTATGAGATCAGTCAG ATGTCAGAGCGACTTGTCATTGTCTGTTGCAACCTGAAGCCAGCCAAGATGCGCGGTGTGCTCAGCCAGGCCATGGTCATGTGTGCCAGTTCACCTGAGAAAGTTGAACTGCTCGATCCTCCAGAGGGCAGTGTCATTGGTGACAGAGTTAGCTTTGAAGGTTATGCAT TCGGTGACTACCCTCCACAAATGAATCCCAAAAAGAAGATTTGGGAGCGAATTCAACCAGATCTTCAAATGAGTGATGCTGGAGTTGCCACATACAAAGGAACACCATTCAAAGTGGAAGGCAAAGGTGTctgcacagcgccctctatgaaGAACTCTGGCATCAAatag